TTTAAAGCTTCTTTTATATCCCTGCTTATTATAAATATACTTTGTGCTTTGATAATTGTTATTTCATCTTTTTTAAGTGTTTCCAGTAATTTATTCAAATTTTTTTCATTATTATAATCTTCAATAATTTTTATATTGTTAAAATATTTTCTTCCGTGAGCATCCATTGGATTAAATTTTTGATGCATTATACTGTATGCGACTATATCCGGTAAAAAAATATTTAAAATTGTTTTGGCATATGAGATTTCTTTATAAATTTTGGAATGAATATCCACATCTTCATTGGATTCTTTGTATGCCAGCGTTTTATTATTTATGTTCACTTGAATATAAAAATTTTCTTCTTTTATACAGGTATCTTTTTTATTGATTATCATTGTATCGGTGCCTGTCTTTAAAGAAATACTTCCAAAACCTATATTTAACATATTTTTTTCCTGCAGAACCCTTGCGGCTAAAATAAATTCATTTATATAAAAATCTACGGGCAAACTTAACCTTTTTTTTAGACAAATTATATCAAATTTAGTATAATTGTAAAAAAAGGTTATTATGCAAACTCCTCATATACCGGTGCTTTTAAATGAAGTTATAAATTTGTTTTGTCCAATGAAAGAAGGATATTTTATTGACTGTACATTAGGATTCGGCGGTCACAGTGAGGCAATCCTTAAAAAATTTCCAAATATCAAATTAATAGGCATAGACCAAGACATAGATGCCCTTAATTTTGCAAAAAAAAGATTAGCCCCTTTTTCTAACAGGGTTGAATTTGTAAATAAAAGGGCAAGTGAGGCTTTGAAAAATTTAAAAGGGCTTGATATTGCCGGAATTTTGGCAGATATTGGGGTCAGTTCGTTTCAGCTTGACAATGAAGAGAGGGGTTTTAATTTTGAATCTGACACACTTGATATGAGAATGAATAAAAATCAGGAACTCAGTGCGTATGAGGTAATCAATTATTACCCAAAAGATGAAATTGAGAGAATTTTAAGAGATTATGGGGAAGTTAGAAATTATAAAAAAGCCGCAAATGCTATTGTTTCAAACAGAGTTATTAAATCAAATCGTGAACTTGCCGATATATTGGGAAAAGTAGGGATTAAAGATAAAAAAAATCTGGCAAAAGTTTTTCAGGCTATAAGAATAGAAGTCAATAATGAGTTAAATGAACTTGAAAATTTGCTAGAAAATGCCAAAAATATTGCAATAAATGGTACAATTTTAGGTATAATTAGTTTCCATTCATTAGAAGACAGAATTGTTAAGAATAAATTTAGAGAATGGTCTAAAAACTGTATATGTCCGCCCGAAGCAATAAAATGCGAATGTGGTGGAAATCATGCACTCGGTAAAATTATTACCAAAAAACCTGTTACTGCTACAAAAGAGGAAATAAAAATGAATCCAAGAAGCAGAAGTGCTAAACTCAGGGGGTTTTTATTTAATTAAGGAGAAAGGATGAATGAAAAAGAAATTTTGTTAGATGAAGTTTCTAAAGTAATTGAAGAGGATTCTTTATCTGTTTCGTTTGTTAAAAATGTAGTTTTTGCAATTATATTTTCTTTAGCAATTTTGTTTCCTAAAATTTATATTGCAAATAACATTTATACATATTCTCTAAAAATTAACAAACTTTTAAACGAATATTATTCCCTAAAAGCAGAACAGTTTATTTTAACTTCAAAAATAGAAAAAATTAAATTTAAAAACAGACTTCAAAGACTTACTTTTTAATTCTTTTTTTATATATCTATGTTAAAATAGCTTCAAAAAAAGAGGTTTAATGAAAAAATTTATAGAATTTTTTATAAAAAATGCCGCATTTACACATTCCTTATTTATAGTTATTATGATTACGGCGTTTTTATCCTATAAACATGTTCCAAAAGAATTATTCCCTCCCGCAGAACTTGATAAAATATTAATTACGGGCGGCTATCCTGGGGCTTCTCCTTCTACTCTTGATAAAATGGCTGTGGATGAAATAGAGGATGATATAAAATCGTATTCCGAAGTGGATTCAATAGAAAGTGTGGTGTCTAATGGAAATTTTTTAATAACAGTAAATTTAAAGCCCGGAAGTAACAAAAATGAACTTTTAAGTGAATTTCAAAGTATTGTTTCAAACCTGAAAAAAGATTTGCCTGGAGATATGGATCTTCCCAGTGTTACTATTGCCAAAAAGAAGTTTCCTTTAATGTTTATTTCTGTCGGAAGTGAAAAATTAAATAAAGACGAACTTTTAAAGATAGCTGATGAAATAAAGAAAAAACTTTTAAAATTAAAAGATTTAACACAGGTTGATATAAGGGGAGAGAGCGATAAAAATATTTATATTGATTTAAATTCCAAAAAAATTGAAGCATTGGGAATTAATAAAAATGTTTTAAATAACATAATTTCTTCCTTGTCTACTATTTTTCCGGCGGGATATATTGAAGGAAGTAAACATTTTTTTATAAGTATGGCTAATGTTGATGTTGAAAAATTAAAAAACACAATAATTGATATAAATGGTAAAAAAATCAGATTATCGGATATAGCGGATATTAAAAAAGAATATGACACGCCTACACAGATTGGAAAATATAACGGTGTGCCCACACTTACAATTGATGTAAGAAAAGGGGAAAGCGGTGATGCTATCGCTTTGTCAAATAAAATTAGAAATATTTTAAAAGAATATCATCAAAAACATCCTGAGGTTATTTTTGGAATTTCCACAGATACAAGTAAATGGGTCAGAAACAGGTTTAATACGGTTGTAAGTAATATAATTTTCGGGCTTATTCTGGTGTTTTTTGTAATGTGGATTTTTTTGAATGCAAGAATATCAATTGTTGTTACTCTTGGAATTCCGACATCTTTTGCTATTGCCTTAATAGCACTTGATTATTTTCATTATTCTTTAAATCTGCTTTCAATGCTCGGGATGCTGATTGCACTTGGTATGATTGTGGATGAAGCGATTGTGGTGGGTGAAAATATTTACAGACACTTATCCATGGGAAAAGACAGGGTAACGGCTGCAGTTGATGGGGCGAGTGAAGTTTTCTGGCCCGTTATGGCATCCGCAACTACTACAATTTTGGCATTTTTGCCTATGCTTTTGATTCAGGGTGAAATAGGTAAATTTATGAAAATTTTACCTATAATGATTACGGTTTTAGTGCTTTCATCTTTATTTGAAGCATTTGTGTTTTTGCCTCTTCATTCAAAAGAGATTTTAAAGGTTGCATATTCCAAAAAAGACAAACTCTGGGAAAATTTTTCAAAACTTTATAAAAAAATTCTTTTTTTCTTTTTTAGATACAGATATTTAACTTTAATATTTTTTTTAATTGTCGTGCCAGCTTTAACTGTTGTTGGCTTTAAACATTCAAAATTTCAGCTTTTTCCGGATTTTGACACATCCCAGCTTTATGTAAACGGAAAATTCGATAGTAATTATACCATCGAAGAGACTTCGGAAGCTATAAAACCAATTGAGCATATTTTAAAAAAATATCTTGGGGATAATGTTGAAGGATTCACCACTGTTGTGGGAATGCAGATGAATAATAAAGGTGAGGCCAACAGGGGGGAAAATTATTTTCATATATTTGTGGATTTAAAAGACAGGGTTCCTCAAGATTTTTATAATAAATTCATAGCCCCCCTTTTTCAACCTATAAAAGTTACAGGACAGACAAGAAGACTCAGTGCAAAAGAGCTGGCTGTGCAGATGAAAAAAGATTTGAAAAATTTAAAAATTAAAGGTTTAAAAGAACTTAATGTAATCGTGCCTCAGGCGGGGATTGTAAAAAGTGATATTGTAATTTCCCTTGGAGGTGACAATAAAAAAGTTTTAGAAGCAATAAAAGAGCTTGAAAATAAAATGTATAAAATAAAAGGAGTTTATAATGTATATGATGATGCGGAGATGGGAGCGAGTGAACTTAAAATAAATATAAATCAATATGGAGAAAAATTAGGTTTTAATCAAAAAAATCTTTTTTCTCAAATCAGACCGTATTTTGCAAAAGCCGAATTTGATAAAACATTTGATGAAAATGGAATAATAAGGCTTAAATTTTATGATAAAAATAAAGATAAATTAGAATTTTTAA
This genomic stretch from Lebetimonas natsushimae harbors:
- a CDS encoding efflux RND transporter permease subunit, with the protein product MKKFIEFFIKNAAFTHSLFIVIMITAFLSYKHVPKELFPPAELDKILITGGYPGASPSTLDKMAVDEIEDDIKSYSEVDSIESVVSNGNFLITVNLKPGSNKNELLSEFQSIVSNLKKDLPGDMDLPSVTIAKKKFPLMFISVGSEKLNKDELLKIADEIKKKLLKLKDLTQVDIRGESDKNIYIDLNSKKIEALGINKNVLNNIISSLSTIFPAGYIEGSKHFFISMANVDVEKLKNTIIDINGKKIRLSDIADIKKEYDTPTQIGKYNGVPTLTIDVRKGESGDAIALSNKIRNILKEYHQKHPEVIFGISTDTSKWVRNRFNTVVSNIIFGLILVFFVMWIFLNARISIVVTLGIPTSFAIALIALDYFHYSLNLLSMLGMLIALGMIVDEAIVVGENIYRHLSMGKDRVTAAVDGASEVFWPVMASATTTILAFLPMLLIQGEIGKFMKILPIMITVLVLSSLFEAFVFLPLHSKEILKVAYSKKDKLWENFSKLYKKILFFFFRYRYLTLIFFLIVVPALTVVGFKHSKFQLFPDFDTSQLYVNGKFDSNYTIEETSEAIKPIEHILKKYLGDNVEGFTTVVGMQMNNKGEANRGENYFHIFVDLKDRVPQDFYNKFIAPLFQPIKVTGQTRRLSAKELAVQMKKDLKNLKIKGLKELNVIVPQAGIVKSDIVISLGGDNKKVLEAIKELENKMYKIKGVYNVYDDAEMGASELKININQYGEKLGFNQKNLFSQIRPYFAKAEFDKTFDENGIIRLKFYDKNKDKLEFLKNFRVNVPNTDQYIDLSKIAEFQIIKQFKKIHKYDGISAKTVYATLNKKIITVKDFYQKINPLLEKFKKKGLTVLIGGAAKKSREFMKNIKESMIVAILLIFLVLVLMFNSIFLPFVIISVIPLSFLGVILGNMIMGMNLTMLGMIGIVGLAGVVVNDGIVMIDFIKKAKSLEDILTLASFRLRPILLTSLTTFFGLITLMFFPYGQSQILQPLAIALGFGIMWGTVLNLFYLPVFYFVINKKLKINLKTENG
- a CDS encoding class II aldolase/adducin family protein, giving the protein MPVDFYINEFILAARVLQEKNMLNIGFGSISLKTGTDTMIINKKDTCIKEENFYIQVNINNKTLAYKESNEDVDIHSKIYKEISYAKTILNIFLPDIVAYSIMHQKFNPMDAHGRKYFNNIKIIEDYNNEKNLNKLLETLKKDEITIIKAQSIFIISRDIKEALKKAFILNNSAKILLKIPH
- the rsmH gene encoding 16S rRNA (cytosine(1402)-N(4))-methyltransferase RsmH, translating into MQTPHIPVLLNEVINLFCPMKEGYFIDCTLGFGGHSEAILKKFPNIKLIGIDQDIDALNFAKKRLAPFSNRVEFVNKRASEALKNLKGLDIAGILADIGVSSFQLDNEERGFNFESDTLDMRMNKNQELSAYEVINYYPKDEIERILRDYGEVRNYKKAANAIVSNRVIKSNRELADILGKVGIKDKKNLAKVFQAIRIEVNNELNELENLLENAKNIAINGTILGIISFHSLEDRIVKNKFREWSKNCICPPEAIKCECGGNHALGKIITKKPVTATKEEIKMNPRSRSAKLRGFLFN